A region from the Pelobates fuscus isolate aPelFus1 chromosome 1, aPelFus1.pri, whole genome shotgun sequence genome encodes:
- the LAMTOR1 gene encoding ragulator complex protein LAMTOR1: MARSGCCPGSGSWLWCGFRWSCDVHWLLVSLRARAEMGCCYSGENDTGKGDQGEREHLLPPNQTIPNRTPNGSEPSSINNPTARTDEQALLSRILARTAQNIIDVSAVESQGMEQHECMDRARQYSMRLAKLSNNLTHWKKVPPLPSLTAQPHQILASDPVPYADVQQVSKIAAYAFSALSQIRVDAKEDLVVQFGIP, from the exons ATGGCTCGGTCTGGCTGTTGCCCCGGAAGCGGAAGTTGGCTGTGGTGCGGTTTCCGGTGGTCATGTGATGTACACTGGCTGCTGGTCTCACTGAGAGCCCGAGCGGAGATGGGCTGCTGCTACAGCGGGGAGAACGACACGGGCAAGGGG GACCAGGGAGAACGGGAACATCTGTTACCCCCAAACCAGACAATTCCCAACAGGACACCAAATGGGTCTGAGCCAAGTTCTATCAATAACCCAACAGCTCGTACTGATGAGCAGGCCCTGCTCTCCCGTATCCTGGCCAGGACGGCGCA AAACATCATTGATGTATCAGCCGTGGAATCCCAGGGGATGGAACAGCATGAATGTATGGACAGAGCGAGACAGTACAG CATGCGGCTGGCAAAGCTTAGTAACAATCTAACACACTGGAAGAAGGTGCCCCCACTGCCCTCGCTTACAGCTCAGCCTCACCAAATACTCGCCAGTGACCCCGTTCCATATGCAGATGTACAACAG gtttctaAGATAGCTGCTTATGCCTTCAGTGCACTTTCACAGATTCGAGTAGATGCAAAAGAGGATCTTGTCGTACAGTTCGGGATTCCGTAA